A window of Fodinibius salinus contains these coding sequences:
- a CDS encoding phytoene desaturase family protein produces MSFDVTIIGAGPNGLAAGIHLAQKGLSVKVFEKSGTIGGGTRTQELTLPGFQHDVCSAIHPLAKASPFLRSLPLEDYGLQWIQPEVPVAHPLDDQPAGALFRSLDKTADYLDKDGLIYKKLLTPFVSSWDDLMADILGPFSPIPHHPFLTTRFGLKGLRSARGLAQKFTTSKARATFAGLAAHGILPFHKTATAAIGLVLGITAHTVGWPYPKGGSHNLTKAMAQYFESVGGSIETNAQITSVKELPESSAIFFNNTPKQILDIAGDELPKTYMRKLQNYKYGSGVFKLDLALSDPIPWNDETCRKAGTVHVGGTFKEIAHSEQQSAKGDHPQKPYVLVAQQSLGDSSRAPSAKHTCWAYCHVPNGSTQDMTEPILNQIERFAPGFRDCIIGRHAMNTNALQAYNPNYIGGDINGGRQDITQLFTRPTGLFNPYHIPKTNMYICSSSTPPGGGVHGMCGFHAAESALRNLL; encoded by the coding sequence ATGTCTTTTGATGTTACTATAATCGGAGCAGGTCCTAATGGATTGGCAGCCGGTATCCACTTGGCACAAAAAGGACTTTCCGTTAAAGTATTCGAAAAGTCTGGTACTATCGGCGGTGGTACGCGTACGCAGGAACTTACACTGCCCGGTTTCCAGCATGATGTGTGCTCCGCCATTCATCCGTTGGCCAAAGCCTCTCCTTTTTTGCGATCTCTCCCTCTTGAAGACTACGGCCTCCAGTGGATACAACCTGAAGTGCCCGTCGCCCATCCGCTCGATGACCAACCTGCAGGTGCACTTTTTCGGTCGCTGGATAAAACTGCAGATTATCTTGATAAAGATGGATTGATCTACAAAAAATTACTTACCCCCTTTGTCTCATCCTGGGATGATCTTATGGCCGATATTCTGGGTCCCTTCTCACCTATTCCCCACCATCCCTTCTTGACGACTCGTTTTGGCTTAAAAGGACTTCGCTCAGCTCGCGGACTTGCCCAAAAATTTACCACCTCAAAAGCCCGCGCCACTTTTGCAGGCCTTGCCGCACACGGTATTCTGCCATTTCATAAAACAGCAACTGCTGCTATTGGACTTGTATTAGGAATTACAGCACATACAGTTGGCTGGCCCTATCCCAAGGGTGGATCCCATAATTTAACAAAAGCAATGGCACAATATTTCGAATCAGTCGGCGGTAGCATCGAAACAAATGCACAAATTACGTCGGTGAAAGAATTACCTGAATCTTCAGCTATATTTTTTAATAACACTCCAAAACAAATCTTGGATATAGCCGGGGATGAACTCCCTAAGACCTACATGAGGAAGTTACAAAACTATAAATATGGCAGTGGGGTATTTAAATTAGATCTGGCACTCAGCGATCCCATTCCCTGGAATGATGAAACCTGTCGTAAAGCCGGGACAGTACATGTTGGAGGCACCTTCAAAGAAATTGCACATTCAGAACAACAGTCGGCCAAGGGCGATCATCCTCAAAAACCTTATGTGCTAGTAGCTCAACAAAGTCTTGGGGATAGCAGTAGAGCTCCATCGGCTAAACATACCTGCTGGGCCTACTGCCACGTTCCAAACGGATCAACCCAGGATATGACTGAACCCATTTTAAATCAGATTGAACGATTTGCACCGGGCTTTCGTGACTGCATAATCGGCCGACACGCAATGAATACCAATGCTCTGCAGGCCTACAATCCCAACTATATCGGCGGGGATATCAACGGCGGGCGGCAAGATATCACTCAGCTATTTACACGGCCCACAGGCTTATTTAACCCCTATCACATTCCAAAAACGAATATGTATATATGTTCCTCTTCTACACCACCGGGCGGAGGCGTACATGGCATGTGCGGTTTTCATGCGGCTGAATCGGCTCTGCGAAATTTATTGTAG